A genomic stretch from Lysobacter soyae includes:
- a CDS encoding Y-family DNA polymerase: MLWACIHLPRLALDAVLRQVPDPTLPVALVEGHAQSRLIHSVNAVAEAGGIAAGMRLATAQAILPDLKCVPYDAASESKWQQFLAAWAYRHSSQVSTLWPNAIVLEVKASFQLFGPWPVIESRLRSELSELGFEHRIAMAPVARAAHVFAQLQDGFAVPDEDVMLRALNQVPVECAGLPDKTAERLKQTGIRKLGQVMALPADGLRRRVGSEVPELLAKMRGQAFESLPLYAPPDHFDARVELDYEVSAQQALLFPMRRLIQDLAVHLSIRDGGVQHFLLRLEHEGQGRHTDMQVGLITAEREASMLFDIAKSRLERVRIPAPVVGLRLIARELPAFTPSVRDLFDLKNSCTMPWPQLRERLRARLGDTAVHRLAAADDPRPERAWMRVQGVQDAACMKKAPPRPPRPLWLLQRPIPLRESNPRILSGPERLESGWWDGEDARRDYYVLETRMGQRAWAFTVPGEQAHWMLHGWFA; this comes from the coding sequence ATGTTGTGGGCCTGCATCCATCTTCCCCGGCTGGCACTCGACGCGGTGTTGCGGCAAGTACCAGACCCGACCTTGCCCGTGGCATTGGTGGAGGGGCATGCGCAATCGCGGCTCATCCATTCGGTGAATGCCGTGGCGGAAGCGGGGGGCATTGCCGCCGGCATGCGTCTGGCCACTGCGCAGGCGATTTTGCCCGACTTGAAATGCGTGCCCTACGACGCCGCCAGCGAATCCAAGTGGCAGCAGTTTTTGGCGGCATGGGCGTATCGGCATAGTTCACAGGTCAGCACGCTGTGGCCGAATGCCATCGTGCTGGAAGTGAAAGCGAGTTTCCAATTGTTCGGGCCGTGGCCGGTGATCGAATCGCGGCTGCGCAGCGAGTTGTCGGAATTGGGTTTCGAGCACCGCATTGCGATGGCGCCGGTGGCGCGCGCGGCGCATGTGTTCGCACAATTGCAAGACGGTTTCGCAGTGCCCGATGAAGACGTGATGCTGCGTGCGTTGAATCAAGTACCGGTGGAATGTGCGGGTTTGCCTGATAAAACCGCCGAGCGTTTGAAACAGACGGGTATCCGTAAGTTGGGCCAGGTCATGGCGTTGCCGGCCGATGGCTTGCGTCGACGGGTGGGCTCGGAAGTGCCGGAGTTGTTGGCGAAGATGCGCGGGCAAGCGTTCGAGTCTCTGCCTTTGTATGCGCCGCCTGATCATTTCGATGCGCGGGTCGAGCTCGACTATGAAGTGAGTGCGCAGCAGGCATTGTTGTTTCCGATGCGTCGGCTTATTCAAGATCTCGCGGTGCATCTGTCCATTCGCGATGGTGGTGTGCAGCACTTCCTGTTGCGGCTGGAGCACGAAGGGCAGGGGCGGCATACCGATATGCAAGTCGGTTTGATCACCGCCGAGCGCGAAGCGTCGATGTTGTTCGATATCGCCAAGAGTCGTTTGGAGCGGGTGCGTATTCCCGCGCCCGTGGTGGGGCTGCGTCTTATCGCCCGTGAATTGCCGGCATTCACGCCGAGCGTGCGGGATTTGTTTGATCTGAAAAACAGTTGCACCATGCCGTGGCCGCAATTGCGTGAGCGTTTGCGTGCCAGGCTGGGAGACACGGCGGTGCATCGTTTGGCAGCGGCGGATGATCCGCGGCCGGAGCGGGCGTGGATGCGGGTGCAAGGCGTACAAGACGCCGCCTGCATGAAAAAAGCGCCGCCGCGGCCACCCCGACCTTTGTGGTTGTTACAGCGGCCGATCCCGCTGCGTGAATCGAATCCGCGCATTCTTTCCGGTCCCGAACGGCTTGAAAGTGGTTGGTGGGACGGGGAAGACGCGCGCCGGGATTACTACGTGCTGGAAACGCGTATGGGTCAGCGGGCCTGGGCGTTTACGGTGCCGGGTGAACAAGCCCACTGGATGCTGCATGGCTGGTTTGCTTGA
- the imuA gene encoding translesion DNA synthesis-associated protein ImuA translates to MAQLASIPELLADRRVWHAGQQQLPGPEGEGTGFAALDAVLPQGGWPRNALSELLLPGDGVGELSLLAPLVARVTRAGGEVALVAPPYVPYAPAWQAMGVDLKHLHLIEADAKHALWAFEQTLRSGCCQVVVGWPQAADMASLRRLQVAADSGACMGFALRDRKHLQNPSPAALRLECVAPHVWAVRKCKGAAAPQAVVQC, encoded by the coding sequence ATGGCACAGTTGGCTTCCATTCCCGAACTGTTGGCCGACCGCCGCGTTTGGCATGCCGGGCAGCAGCAACTGCCCGGACCCGAAGGCGAAGGCACGGGCTTTGCCGCGCTTGACGCTGTTTTGCCGCAAGGCGGCTGGCCACGCAACGCCCTGAGCGAGTTGTTATTACCCGGCGACGGCGTGGGTGAATTGTCGTTGCTGGCGCCGTTGGTGGCACGGGTGACGCGCGCAGGGGGCGAGGTGGCCTTGGTGGCGCCGCCCTATGTGCCGTATGCACCGGCATGGCAGGCCATGGGCGTCGATTTGAAGCATCTGCATCTCATTGAGGCCGATGCCAAGCATGCCTTGTGGGCGTTCGAGCAGACCTTGCGCAGCGGCTGCTGCCAAGTGGTGGTGGGTTGGCCGCAGGCCGCCGACATGGCGTCTTTGCGTCGTCTGCAGGTGGCGGCTGACAGCGGTGCCTGCATGGGCTTTGCCTTGCGCGATCGCAAGCATCTGCAAAATCCCTCACCGGCGGCACTGCGTTTGGAATGCGTGGCACCCCATGTCTGGGCGGTGCGCAAATGCAAAGGCGCAGCCGCGCCCCAGGCTGTGGTGCAGTGTTGA
- the lexA gene encoding transcriptional repressor LexA yields MTTDLTPRQREVLAWIQAHIDTEGVPPSLQQIADAFGFAQACAAHKHVKRLQAQGYLEVRANEARGIRLSKTRRTPSRLKVREDRLHLPVLGRVAAGAPIGADADVHRHVLLDRALFSQAPDYLLRVQGDSMRDDGIFEGDLVAVRRASDARNGQVVVARIDGEITIKRLERSVDHIRLLPRNPDYPPIEIPPGSDFAIEGLYCGLVRPE; encoded by the coding sequence ATGACCACCGATCTCACCCCCCGCCAACGTGAAGTCTTGGCTTGGATCCAAGCCCATATCGACACCGAAGGCGTGCCGCCCAGCCTGCAGCAGATTGCCGATGCCTTCGGTTTCGCCCAGGCCTGCGCCGCGCACAAACACGTGAAGCGTTTGCAGGCGCAAGGCTATCTGGAAGTGCGTGCCAACGAAGCGCGGGGCATTCGCCTGTCCAAAACCCGGCGCACACCGTCGCGTCTGAAGGTGCGCGAAGACCGCTTGCATTTGCCGGTGCTCGGGCGCGTGGCCGCGGGCGCACCCATCGGTGCGGATGCCGATGTGCACCGGCATGTGTTGCTTGATCGTGCGTTGTTCTCGCAAGCACCGGATTACCTGCTGCGGGTGCAGGGCGATTCGATGCGCGATGACGGTATCTTCGAAGGCGATTTGGTGGCGGTGCGCCGCGCCAGTGATGCACGCAATGGCCAAGTGGTGGTGGCGCGGATTGATGGCGAGATCACCATCAAGCGGCTCGAGCGCAGTGTCGACCATATCCGTTTGTTACCGCGCAATCCGGATTACCCGCCGATTGAGATTCCGCCGGGCAGCGATTTCGCCATCGAAGGCCTGTATTGCGGTTTGGTGCGGCCGGAGTAA
- a CDS encoding VOC family protein, translating into MSTQIFINLPVADLPKSVAFYEALGFKRNPQFSDDSAACIVISDTIYVMLLVHARFKDFTPKDVCDTSQSVEVLLSLSCDSRERVDEMVATALAHGGTTYDKPEDLGFMYSHSFLDLDGHGWGVLHMSGMPAQ; encoded by the coding sequence ATGAGCACCCAAATCTTCATCAATCTGCCCGTCGCCGACCTACCGAAATCGGTCGCGTTCTACGAAGCGCTGGGCTTCAAGCGCAATCCGCAGTTCAGTGACGACAGCGCCGCCTGCATCGTCATCAGTGACACCATCTACGTGATGCTGCTCGTGCACGCGCGGTTCAAGGATTTCACGCCGAAGGATGTATGCGATACGAGCCAATCGGTTGAAGTGCTGCTATCACTCAGCTGCGACAGCCGCGAACGCGTCGATGAGATGGTCGCCACCGCCCTCGCCCATGGCGGCACCACCTACGACAAGCCGGAAGACCTCGGCTTCATGTACTCGCACAGCTTCCTAGATCTCGATGGCCATGGCTGGGGTGTGTTGCATATGAGCGGTATGCCCGCGCAATAA
- a CDS encoding MBL fold metallo-hydrolase, which translates to MSEWQLRLHGVGNASAGPALGSAMCTIEKDGAPWLTIDCGPEGLTHFVETHGEMPLAVFITHTHLDHVGGFERFFVDSYFNPARRGQVRVYCPVTVVPLLHKRVADYPNVLAEGGANFWDAFQLIPVGDAFWHEGVRLQVFPVRHHWPDSAYGLRLPGSLVWTGDTRPIPEMLKAFADQGELIAHDCALHGNPSHTGVEDFEAAYDPETQKRCVLYHYASVEEADALAARGHRVARQGEVIALSAPGG; encoded by the coding sequence ATGAGTGAATGGCAACTGCGTTTGCATGGGGTCGGCAATGCATCTGCCGGGCCGGCGCTGGGTTCGGCAATGTGCACCATTGAGAAGGATGGCGCACCGTGGCTCACCATCGATTGCGGGCCGGAAGGCTTGACCCATTTTGTGGAGACGCACGGCGAGATGCCGCTCGCGGTGTTCATCACCCACACGCATTTGGATCATGTCGGCGGTTTCGAGCGGTTTTTCGTCGATAGTTATTTCAATCCGGCGCGTCGCGGGCAAGTGCGCGTGTATTGCCCGGTAACCGTCGTGCCCTTGCTGCACAAGCGTGTGGCCGACTATCCGAACGTTTTGGCCGAAGGCGGGGCGAATTTCTGGGATGCGTTCCAGTTGATTCCGGTGGGTGATGCCTTCTGGCATGAAGGCGTGCGCCTGCAAGTGTTTCCTGTGCGCCATCATTGGCCCGACAGCGCGTATGGCTTGCGCTTGCCCGGCAGTTTGGTCTGGACCGGCGACACGCGTCCGATTCCGGAAATGCTCAAAGCCTTCGCCGACCAAGGCGAATTGATCGCGCATGACTGCGCGTTGCACGGCAATCCGTCGCACACAGGCGTGGAAGACTTCGAAGCCGCTTATGACCCGGAGACGCAAAAGCGTTGCGTCCTGTATCACTATGCGTCGGTGGAAGAGGCGGACGCCTTGGCGGCACGCGGGCATCGCGTGGCGCGACAGGGCGAGGTGATTGCGCTGTCGGCGCCTGGCGGGTAG
- a CDS encoding 3-deoxy-D-manno-octulosonic acid kinase: MMGEAQPLQSLDFADARGAGRIVFNPSLARHPKPAWFDASHWGEAAKPVTSGGRGAAWFVEGPFGRAVLRQYLRGGQMARISRDAYFWSGEAGVRSHNELALLALMRSLQLPVPEPVASIHWRKGMVYRAAILVGTIPHTRTFASVLEHGPRAERLWSRIGILIARFHQARIHHADLNAHNVLVDGEGLCHLIDFDKSERRLKGDNDWQAENMARFARSVQKVCGEDVALAAAVNDAVQGAYREASR, from the coding sequence ATGATGGGTGAAGCACAGCCATTGCAGTCCTTGGACTTCGCCGATGCGCGAGGGGCGGGACGCATTGTCTTCAATCCTAGTCTTGCACGACATCCTAAACCGGCGTGGTTTGATGCGTCGCATTGGGGTGAGGCGGCGAAGCCGGTCACTTCGGGCGGACGCGGCGCGGCATGGTTTGTGGAAGGGCCCTTCGGTCGCGCGGTGCTGCGGCAGTATTTGCGTGGCGGTCAGATGGCACGCATTTCGCGTGATGCGTATTTTTGGTCCGGTGAAGCCGGTGTTCGCAGTCATAACGAGCTCGCGCTGTTGGCCTTGATGCGTTCCCTGCAATTGCCGGTGCCTGAGCCGGTGGCGTCGATTCACTGGCGCAAGGGCATGGTGTATCGTGCGGCGATTCTGGTCGGCACCATCCCGCACACGCGCACGTTTGCCTCGGTGCTTGAGCACGGGCCTCGCGCCGAGCGCTTGTGGTCGCGCATCGGGATTTTGATCGCGCGCTTCCATCAAGCGCGCATCCATCACGCCGATTTGAACGCGCACAATGTGTTGGTGGATGGCGAAGGCTTATGCCACCTCATCGACTTCGACAAAAGCGAACGCCGGTTGAAAGGCGACAACGATTGGCAGGCGGAAAACATGGCGCGATTTGCACGCTCGGTACAAAAGGTGTGTGGTGAAGATGTTGCGTTGGCGGCTGCCGTCAATGACGCCGTGCAAGGCGCCTATCGCGAGGCCAGCCGATGA
- a CDS encoding glycosyltransferase family 9 protein — translation MPVAPPKEICLLRLSALGDVTHVLPLLNTLQTAWPQTRITWLIGRGEQKLLEGLPGVDFVVYDKQSGFKGMREIGRQFRERLGAGRKFDVLLQMQVAARANLLSAFVPAKVRVGYDKSRSKDLHGLFINTRIEDRPGIHVLDAIGSFVEPLGLRPLPVQWKLPVPPAAFEWAAKQWPEDGRKVLAISPCSSHVKRNWFAERYAAVADHARARGWRVILCGGRSDLERQMGDAILAAMQGDALDLIGKDTLKQLPALLARADLLMTPDSGPMHIANAMGTKVLGLHAASNPKRSGPYSDIRYCVDRYDDAARKYLGKPAAELKWGTKIEHEDVMQLITVEDGIAAFERYVADGAR, via the coding sequence ATGCCTGTGGCACCCCCGAAAGAGATTTGTTTGCTTCGACTGTCCGCCTTGGGCGACGTCACGCATGTGTTGCCGCTACTCAACACACTGCAAACCGCGTGGCCGCAAACACGCATCACCTGGCTGATCGGGCGTGGCGAACAAAAGTTGCTCGAAGGGCTGCCCGGTGTCGACTTCGTGGTGTACGACAAGCAGTCGGGCTTCAAGGGTATGCGCGAGATCGGAAGGCAATTTCGCGAACGCTTGGGTGCAGGCCGCAAGTTCGATGTACTGCTGCAAATGCAAGTTGCAGCGCGGGCGAATCTGCTCTCGGCTTTCGTGCCGGCAAAGGTTCGCGTCGGCTACGACAAATCACGTTCGAAAGATTTGCACGGACTCTTTATCAATACACGTATTGAAGACCGCCCGGGCATCCATGTGCTGGATGCGATCGGCAGCTTTGTCGAACCGCTCGGCCTGCGACCGCTGCCGGTGCAGTGGAAGTTGCCGGTGCCGCCCGCCGCGTTTGAATGGGCCGCCAAACAATGGCCGGAAGACGGCCGTAAAGTGCTGGCCATCTCGCCGTGTTCGAGTCATGTCAAACGCAATTGGTTTGCCGAGCGCTATGCCGCGGTTGCCGACCACGCGAGGGCACGCGGTTGGCGTGTGATTCTGTGTGGCGGCCGCTCCGATCTCGAACGCCAGATGGGCGACGCCATTTTGGCGGCCATGCAAGGCGACGCATTGGATCTGATCGGCAAAGACACCTTGAAACAACTGCCGGCACTGCTCGCCCGTGCCGACTTGTTAATGACGCCCGACTCCGGCCCGATGCACATTGCCAACGCCATGGGCACCAAGGTGCTGGGCTTGCATGCCGCCAGCAACCCGAAACGCAGCGGGCCGTATTCGGACATCCGCTATTGCGTCGACCGCTACGACGATGCCGCGCGCAAATATTTGGGCAAACCGGCGGCCGAGCTCAAATGGGGGACCAAGATCGAGCATGAGGATGTCATGCAGCTGATCACGGTGGAAGACGGCATTGCCGCCTTCGAACGTTATGTGGCCGACGGCGCCCGATAG
- a CDS encoding DUF6165 family protein, translating to MSEIQVPVSFGELLDKIAILQIKSERMSDAAKLANVRNELTALDATWAAHPASQQDIAALRADLKAVNERLWVIEDDIRLKEKAQAFDDEFIQLARSVYFENDTRAKIKKDINLALGSAYVEEKSYEDYRAPSAT from the coding sequence ATGTCTGAAATCCAAGTGCCCGTGTCTTTCGGCGAATTGCTCGACAAGATCGCCATCCTTCAAATCAAATCCGAGCGCATGAGCGACGCCGCCAAGCTGGCCAACGTGCGCAATGAATTGACGGCCCTGGACGCCACCTGGGCGGCCCATCCGGCGTCCCAGCAGGACATTGCCGCCTTGCGCGCCGATCTGAAGGCGGTCAACGAGCGACTGTGGGTCATCGAGGACGACATCCGTCTGAAGGAAAAGGCGCAGGCCTTTGATGACGAATTCATCCAATTGGCCCGCAGCGTCTATTTCGAAAACGACACCCGCGCCAAGATCAAGAAAGACATCAACCTCGCCTTGGGTTCGGCGTATGTCGAAGAGAAGTCGTATGAGGACTATCGGGCGCCGTCGGCCACATAA
- a CDS encoding pepsin/retropepsin-like aspartic protease family protein translates to MNSCRRVLFTCIVCLASPFANAATAACDPLPAAPARFDVQVPFDVVDGRIYIDAQVNGQGPFRFAVDTGASDFGRADTSLVKRLGLKLDAQALNSDGLNTRAVDTTHLTSLRIGRLMRTNLQVITRDYSSKMKPEAALSGIIAREFFADGLLIIDYPNKRLSFSRSLSLRPDSPGSLPYTKPFRVPVRIGQVTVEGNLDTGANVAFVLPQTLFERVGGKDPVRAEAGTLANTKIDTARASLKGPFVLGRVQLENQEVRVSETYPELLVGAHALQHFKVLIDQRSKRVAVCAAAPGP, encoded by the coding sequence ATGAACTCCTGCCGACGCGTACTGTTTACCTGCATCGTCTGCCTTGCCAGCCCGTTCGCCAACGCGGCCACCGCGGCCTGCGATCCATTGCCAGCTGCGCCGGCGCGTTTCGACGTTCAAGTACCTTTCGACGTCGTTGACGGGCGAATCTACATCGACGCGCAAGTCAACGGTCAAGGGCCATTTCGATTTGCCGTTGATACTGGTGCAAGTGATTTCGGCCGCGCGGATACGTCACTCGTCAAACGCCTCGGGCTGAAGCTCGATGCACAAGCACTCAACTCCGATGGATTGAACACGCGTGCCGTCGACACGACACATCTGACGTCGCTTCGCATCGGCCGACTCATGCGCACGAACCTTCAAGTCATCACGCGCGACTACAGCAGCAAGATGAAACCCGAGGCCGCGCTCTCGGGCATCATCGCGCGGGAATTTTTCGCCGACGGTTTGCTGATCATCGATTACCCGAACAAGCGTTTGTCCTTCAGCCGCTCGCTGTCGTTAAGGCCTGATTCGCCGGGCAGCTTGCCCTACACCAAGCCGTTCCGGGTGCCGGTTCGAATTGGCCAAGTCACGGTTGAAGGCAATCTCGACACCGGCGCGAATGTCGCGTTTGTCCTTCCGCAAACATTGTTCGAGCGCGTCGGCGGAAAAGACCCGGTGCGTGCTGAAGCAGGCACGCTTGCCAACACCAAAATCGACACCGCACGCGCGTCCTTGAAAGGCCCCTTCGTGCTCGGCAGGGTCCAACTGGAAAATCAAGAAGTTCGTGTGTCTGAAACCTACCCCGAGCTTCTGGTCGGTGCGCACGCACTGCAACACTTCAAAGTGTTGATTGACCAGCGTTCAAAGCGGGTTGCGGTGTGCGCGGCGGCACCTGGCCCCTGA
- a CDS encoding DUF47 domain-containing protein, producing MFSLQTIFGSGKQFFDLLDEAADAAHASTKALVALLKDPTAVPSLDAFKLARQRERIASDKINHALVDSFITPIEREDIESLGSALYKIPKQVERFADRYDLARHHLADIDFAPRGVMLEQAAGVVVEMVRELRSMRLEKMSKLNERLRVLEAEADRLLLEMHRELYSGKLDAADMFLLKEFFEILEKAIDRCREAGVVAYQIVLKNS from the coding sequence ATGTTTTCACTTCAGACGATCTTCGGTTCCGGCAAACAGTTTTTTGACCTGTTGGACGAAGCGGCCGATGCCGCGCATGCAAGCACCAAAGCGCTGGTCGCCCTGTTGAAAGACCCGACGGCCGTGCCGTCGCTCGATGCCTTCAAACTTGCCCGCCAACGCGAGCGCATTGCTTCCGACAAAATCAACCACGCCTTGGTCGACAGCTTCATCACCCCGATCGAGCGCGAAGACATCGAATCCCTCGGTTCGGCGCTGTACAAGATTCCGAAGCAGGTCGAGCGGTTCGCCGACCGTTACGACCTCGCCCGCCACCATCTGGCCGATATCGATTTCGCACCGCGCGGCGTGATGCTTGAACAAGCCGCCGGCGTGGTGGTCGAGATGGTGCGCGAATTGCGTTCAATGCGCCTTGAAAAAATGAGCAAATTGAACGAGCGGCTGCGCGTGCTCGAAGCCGAAGCGGATCGCCTGCTGCTTGAAATGCACCGCGAGCTCTATTCCGGCAAGCTCGATGCCGCCGACATGTTCCTGCTCAAGGAATTCTTCGAGATCTTGGAAAAAGCCATCGACCGCTGCCGCGAAGCCGGCGTCGTCGCTTATCAAATCGTCCTTAAAAACTCCTGA